One Rissa tridactyla isolate bRisTri1 chromosome 4, bRisTri1.patW.cur.20221130, whole genome shotgun sequence DNA window includes the following coding sequences:
- the MRPL23 gene encoding 39S ribosomal protein L23, mitochondrial isoform X2, with product MATGARRAVYPLFQLGGPQLRIFRPNFFMLAVRPGVPQPEDTVQFRVSMEMTKVDIKNYLEKIYNVPVAAVRTRIQYGANNKRNHKNQRVKKPDYKVAYVQLGQGQTFQFPNLFPEKEQDAETRSFDDFKDKYMESEKQRQKGDPRRGGVPDWFGL from the exons ATGGCGACGGGCGCCAGGAGGGCCGT GTACCCGCTGTTCCAGCTGGGCGGCCCGCAGCTGCGGATCTTCCGGCCCAACTTCTTCATGCTGGCGGTGCGGCCCGGTGTGCCGCAGCCCGAGGACACCGTCCAGTTCCGGGTCTCCATGGA AATGACAAAAGTGGATATCAAGAATTACCTTGAAAAAATATACAATGTGCCAGTAGCTGCTGTGAGGACGAGGATACAGTATG GTGCAAACAACAAGAGGAATCACAAGAATCAGAGAGTGAAGAAGCCAGATTACAAGGTTGCCTATGTACAGCTG ggCCAAGGACAAACCTTTCAGTTTCCCAACCTATTTCCAGAGAAAGAACAAGATGCAGAAACTCGCTCTTTTGATGACTTCAAGGATAAATATATGGAGAGtgagaagcagaggcagaaaggtGACCCCAGACGAGGTGGAGTCCCCGATTGGTTTGGACTTTGA
- the MRPL23 gene encoding 39S ribosomal protein L23, mitochondrial isoform X1, which produces MATGARRAVYPLFQLGGPQLRIFRPNFFMLAVRPGVPQPEDTVQFRVSMEMTKVDIKNYLEKIYNVPVAAVRTRIQYGANNKRNHKNQRVKKPDYKVAYVQLFSGCNVLAVSNRVWLPAKSEFLQKTRAGKSQLVCADFDLLKDSRYRLTFSAQYLTFTSLEMGTVSTSINS; this is translated from the exons ATGGCGACGGGCGCCAGGAGGGCCGT GTACCCGCTGTTCCAGCTGGGCGGCCCGCAGCTGCGGATCTTCCGGCCCAACTTCTTCATGCTGGCGGTGCGGCCCGGTGTGCCGCAGCCCGAGGACACCGTCCAGTTCCGGGTCTCCATGGA AATGACAAAAGTGGATATCAAGAATTACCTTGAAAAAATATACAATGTGCCAGTAGCTGCTGTGAGGACGAGGATACAGTATG GTGCAAACAACAAGAGGAATCACAAGAATCAGAGAGTGAAGAAGCCAGATTACAAGGTTGCCTATGTACAGCTG TTCTCAGGGTGTAATGTCTTGGCTGTTTCGAATCGTGTCTGGCTGCCAGCCAAATcagaatttcttcagaaaacaagagCTGGAAAGAGCCAACTTGTCTGTGctgattttgatttattaaaagaCTCCAGATACAGATTGACATTTTCAGCTCAATATTTGACTTTCACCAGCCTTGAAATGGGAACTGTGAGCACTTCGATAAACAGCTGA
- the TNNT3 gene encoding troponin T, fast skeletal muscle isoform X6, with translation MSDTEEVEQAEEEYEEEEEVQEEAEEAPEEEEKPRIKLTAPKIPEGEKVDFDDIQKKRQNKDLIELQALIDSHFEARRKEEEELVALKERIEKRRAERAEQQRIRAEKEKERQARLAEEKARREEEDAKRKAEDDLKKKKALSSMGATYSSYLAKADQKRGKKQTARETKKKVLAERRKPLNIDHLNEDKLRDKAKELWDWLYQLETEKYDFTEQIKRKKYEILTMRCRLQELSKFSKKAGAKGKVGGRWK, from the exons CAGAGGAAGCCCCTGAAGAAG AGGAGAAGCCCAGAATAAA ACTGACTGCTCCTAAAATACCGGAGGGTGAGAAGGTAGATTTTGAT GACAtccaaaagaaaaggcagaacaaagacCTGATTGAACTGCAGGCCTTGATTGACAGCCACTTTGAAGctagaagaaaggaagaggaagagctggTTGCCCTCAAGGAGAGGATT GAGAAGCGCAGAGCTGAAAGAGCAGAGCAACAAAGAATCCGGGCTGAGAAGGAGAAGGAGCGTCAGGCAAGGCTTGCG GAGGAAAAGGCACGGAGAGAGGAAGAAGATGCCAAGAGAAAGGCTGAGGATGATCTCAAGAAGAAGAAGGCTCTGTCCTCCATGGGTGCCACATACAGCAGCTATCTGGCTAAG GCTGatcagaagagagggaagaagcaaACAGCTAGAGAGACAAAGAAGAAGGTCCTGGCAGAGAGGCGCAAGCCCTTGAACATCGACCACCTTAATGAAGACAAGCTGAG GGACAAGGCTAAGGAACTGTGGGACTGGTTATACCAACTGGAGACTGAAAAGTATGACTTTACAGAGCAgatcaagaggaaaaaatatgag ATTTTAACAATGCGTTGCAGGCTGCAGGAGCTTTCCAAGTT CAGCAAGAAGGCAGGAGCCAAGGGCAAGGTTGGCGGGCGCTGGAAGTAA